In Thermus islandicus DSM 21543, one genomic interval encodes:
- a CDS encoding GntR family transcriptional regulator — protein sequence MAERLREGLWRKEYGTSLPPERELARIMGVSRDTLRRALEVLEEEGLVYRRQGSGTFVARRATFRARLLGFTEEMRALGLIPSSRFLGGGRGPATAEEAFQLRLSPGEEVLRLERLRLADEEPMALERAALPVWALEEIPEGSLYQALEARGLRPVRALQRLRAVVAREEDRLLGVEPGAPLLYLERVSFLPDGRPVEFVKSRYRGDRYELLVELFCATPGPP from the coding sequence GTGGCGGAGCGCTTGCGGGAGGGGCTTTGGCGCAAGGAGTACGGGACAAGCCTTCCCCCCGAAAGGGAGCTGGCCCGGATCATGGGCGTATCGCGGGATACCCTTCGCCGGGCCCTGGAGGTTTTGGAGGAGGAGGGGCTCGTCTACCGGCGGCAGGGGAGTGGAACCTTCGTGGCGCGGAGGGCCACCTTCCGTGCCCGCCTTTTAGGGTTCACCGAAGAGATGCGGGCCCTAGGCCTGATTCCCTCTTCCCGCTTCCTTGGGGGGGGACGTGGCCCGGCTACGGCGGAAGAGGCTTTTCAGCTCCGCCTCTCCCCTGGAGAGGAGGTGCTCCGCCTGGAACGTTTGCGCTTAGCCGATGAGGAACCTATGGCCCTGGAGCGGGCCGCCCTACCTGTTTGGGCTCTGGAGGAGATTCCCGAAGGCTCCCTCTACCAGGCCCTCGAGGCCCGCGGGCTTCGTCCTGTGCGAGCGCTTCAGCGGTTGCGGGCCGTGGTTGCTCGGGAAGAGGACCGCCTCCTTGGGGTGGAGCCTGGGGCCCCGCTCCTCTACCTTGAACGGGTGAGCTTTCTCCCAGACGGCCGCCCTGTGGAGTTCGTGAAGAGCCGCTACCGGGGGGACCGGTACGAGCTCCTGGTGGAACTCTTCTGCGCTACTCCCGGGCCCCCCTGA